From one Basilea psittacipulmonis DSM 24701 genomic stretch:
- a CDS encoding alanine/glycine:cation symporter family protein: MVQEDSSFATSLNDSVSFLNGYLTDVLILVLLATGAFFTLATGLVQVRLFARSVKEMLWGRQDPEDPHGITPFQAFVTGLASRVGVGNIAGVALAISLGGAGAVFWMWVTALVGMSSAFAESSLAQLFKIRDHSNGHFLGGPAYYIQRGLRARWLGIVFALALILCYGFVFNMVQANSLANAANKAWGTQHVYSGLFVMLLTLPIIFGGIRRVSKIAEAIVPVMALLYLLMTFYIIFMNLPLVPVIIHDIFVDAFNVKAAAGGIFGGIFSQAMVLGVQRGLFSNEAGMGSAPNAAASADVKHPASQGMIQMLGVFVDTFVICTCTAVMILISRPYTLGEEGVTITQTAIVNQVGSWGADFLAIILFLFAFSTIVGNYAYAESNIRFIRNNALLVFLFRISVLVTIYIGSVIATPMVWNMADLSMSIMALINLVAILLLSPFVFIILRDYQRQLKNDIHEPIFNLDKYPKLAKLLGRDIW; the protein is encoded by the coding sequence ATGGTACAAGAGGATAGTAGCTTTGCTACTTCATTAAATGATTCTGTTTCTTTTTTAAACGGTTATCTAACCGATGTGCTGATTTTGGTATTGTTGGCAACAGGTGCGTTTTTTACCTTGGCCACAGGATTGGTGCAGGTGAGACTTTTTGCTCGCAGTGTAAAAGAAATGTTATGGGGTCGCCAAGATCCTGAAGATCCGCATGGTATCACGCCATTTCAGGCTTTTGTGACAGGTTTGGCCAGTCGCGTAGGTGTGGGTAATATTGCAGGTGTTGCATTGGCTATTAGTCTGGGCGGTGCAGGTGCTGTTTTTTGGATGTGGGTGACCGCTTTAGTGGGGATGAGCTCGGCGTTTGCTGAATCTTCTTTGGCCCAGTTATTTAAAATCAGAGATCATTCAAATGGTCATTTTTTAGGTGGCCCCGCTTATTATATTCAAAGAGGGTTGCGAGCTCGCTGGTTAGGTATTGTGTTTGCGTTGGCTTTGATACTTTGTTATGGGTTTGTCTTTAACATGGTGCAAGCGAATTCTTTGGCAAATGCGGCCAATAAAGCTTGGGGTACGCAACATGTTTACTCTGGTTTGTTTGTGATGTTGTTAACATTGCCTATTATTTTTGGTGGCATTAGACGTGTATCAAAAATTGCTGAGGCGATAGTGCCAGTGATGGCGTTGTTGTACTTGTTAATGACGTTCTATATTATTTTTATGAACTTGCCACTTGTGCCTGTTATCATTCATGATATTTTTGTCGATGCATTTAATGTCAAAGCGGCGGCAGGTGGTATTTTTGGTGGTATTTTTTCACAAGCCATGGTATTAGGTGTCCAACGCGGTTTGTTTTCCAATGAGGCAGGTATGGGTTCTGCACCGAATGCTGCCGCATCCGCAGATGTCAAGCATCCTGCTAGTCAAGGTATGATTCAAATGTTGGGAGTTTTTGTTGACACCTTTGTGATTTGTACATGTACCGCGGTGATGATTTTAATTTCTCGTCCATACACCCTAGGTGAAGAGGGCGTGACGATTACACAAACGGCTATTGTTAACCAAGTCGGTTCTTGGGGAGCGGATTTCTTAGCGATCATTTTGTTCTTGTTTGCGTTTTCTACGATTGTGGGAAATTACGCTTATGCAGAAAGCAATATTCGCTTTATTAGAAACAATGCTTTGTTAGTGTTTTTGTTCCGTATTTCTGTACTGGTCACGATTTATATTGGTTCGGTAATTGCTACGCCTATGGTTTGGAATATGGCGGATTTATCGATGTCAATAATGGCATTGATTAACTTAGTGGCGATTTTATTGTTATCTCCCTTTGTGTTTATTATATTGAGAGATTATCAAAGACAGCTTAAAAATGATATTCATGAACCGATATTTAATCTTGATAAATATCCTAAACTCGCTAAATTACTGGGTAGAGATATTTGGTAA
- a CDS encoding CCA tRNA nucleotidyltransferase (catalyzes the addition and repair of the 3'-terminal CCA sequence in tRNA; these proteins belong to the CCA-adding enzyme subfamily 2 which does not have phosphohydrolase activity), translated as MDVKSLLPKEDEYTKGLNLYLVGGAVRDFLLGQDLGDKDWLVVGSTPQDMQSRGFIPVGADFPVFLHPMTKEEYALARTERKTALGYKGFQFYAGQDVTLEQDLSRRDLTINAIAVDRQGRIHDPFHGREDLSKKVLKHVGPAFVEDPVRILRLSRFAAKFSDFELSPETQALCEQMVHSGEVNALQAERVWKEVSRGLLQTQPSRMWSVLEAVGAADIIFGGQLLNCQLLDGLSDAVDLNKRFAMVAYQADLDVLNAVLKLPHDCYDLARLLQRYAPSLSMLPNQASQALSVLLGCDAIRRPERFAACLETMSLLKLNHQKTFWQSCRDAIINIPISTLLKEVEKKDIPHVIEQARLRVIEEVLKKASIHER; from the coding sequence ATGGATGTTAAATCGTTATTGCCTAAAGAGGACGAATACACAAAAGGGCTGAATCTCTACTTGGTGGGAGGGGCAGTAAGAGATTTTTTATTAGGTCAAGATTTGGGCGATAAAGATTGGTTAGTGGTGGGAAGTACACCTCAAGACATGCAATCTAGGGGGTTTATCCCAGTAGGAGCTGATTTTCCAGTTTTTTTGCATCCCATGACGAAAGAAGAATATGCTTTGGCAAGAACGGAGCGAAAAACGGCTTTGGGATATAAAGGGTTTCAATTCTATGCAGGACAAGATGTCACTTTAGAACAAGATTTATCGCGACGAGACTTAACGATTAATGCGATAGCAGTTGACCGTCAAGGTAGAATTCATGACCCTTTTCATGGTCGCGAAGATTTATCAAAAAAAGTGTTAAAGCATGTCGGGCCTGCATTTGTTGAAGATCCCGTGAGAATATTGAGATTATCTAGATTTGCAGCTAAGTTTTCAGATTTTGAGTTAAGTCCAGAAACACAGGCACTTTGTGAACAAATGGTGCATTCAGGTGAGGTAAATGCCTTGCAAGCAGAACGTGTTTGGAAAGAAGTTTCACGAGGACTGTTGCAAACACAACCTAGTAGAATGTGGTCTGTTTTAGAGGCAGTAGGGGCAGCGGATATTATCTTTGGCGGACAACTATTAAACTGCCAGTTGTTAGATGGTTTATCGGACGCGGTGGACTTGAATAAAAGATTTGCCATGGTAGCGTATCAGGCGGATTTGGACGTATTAAATGCAGTATTGAAACTGCCTCATGATTGTTATGATTTGGCCAGATTATTACAACGGTATGCTCCATCGCTAAGTATGCTACCTAATCAGGCATCACAAGCTTTGTCTGTTTTATTAGGATGTGATGCCATACGTCGTCCAGAACGTTTCGCCGCATGTTTAGAGACGATGTCTTTGTTAAAACTGAATCATCAAAAAACGTTTTGGCAGTCTTGTCGAGACGCGATCATCAATATTCCCATTTCTACGCTTTTAAAGGAGGTAGAAAAAAAGGATATTCCTCACGTCATTGAACAGGCTAGATTGAGAGTTATTGAAGAAGTATTAAAAAAAGCCTCTATCCATGAGAGATAG
- a CDS encoding YggS family pyridoxal phosphate-dependent enzyme gives MENNIPANIANILHRIETAAIHAQRQANEIRLLMATKTVSPDRIKIALATGQTLIAENKVQEVKEKFEALQAIPHESHFIGHLQTNKINELLRYDIQCIHSMDRLDLAKKLQTRLEAQNKTMSVLIQVNTSGEESKYGCSPQDTLSLIKEIHQMPSLQIKGLMTIGANTQDEHTVRQCFQLLKSLQNQAQEMLGTALPELSMGMSGDLELAIEEGATIIRVGSAIFGQRSYTNV, from the coding sequence ATGGAAAATAATATTCCTGCTAACATCGCCAATATACTTCATCGTATTGAAACCGCGGCCATTCATGCACAAAGGCAAGCAAACGAGATTCGCTTATTGATGGCCACGAAAACCGTTAGCCCTGACAGAATCAAAATAGCCTTGGCAACTGGACAAACCTTAATCGCTGAAAACAAGGTACAAGAAGTCAAAGAGAAGTTTGAGGCCCTTCAAGCTATCCCACATGAATCGCATTTTATCGGACATTTACAAACAAATAAAATTAATGAGTTACTACGATATGACATCCAATGTATTCATTCCATGGATAGATTGGATTTAGCCAAAAAATTACAAACCCGTTTAGAAGCCCAAAACAAAACGATGTCCGTACTCATTCAAGTCAATACATCGGGAGAAGAAAGCAAATATGGCTGTTCGCCTCAAGACACCTTATCTTTGATCAAAGAAATCCATCAAATGCCTTCTTTACAAATCAAAGGATTGATGACTATTGGTGCCAATACACAAGATGAACATACCGTTCGTCAATGCTTTCAGCTTCTTAAATCGTTACAAAACCAAGCTCAAGAGATGCTAGGAACGGCATTACCCGAGCTATCTATGGGTATGAGTGGCGATCTAGAACTTGCCATTGAGGAAGGTGCTACCATCATTCGCGTCGGCAGTGCGATTTTTGGACAACGTTCCTACACAAACGTCTAA
- a CDS encoding lytic murein transglycosylase, with translation MRKTLSIILLSLGLVACGTAQQASVQDTQQSTIKPFTNAALFVQDTAQQYHIDPTFVSNVLKEAQLNEKVQAILTPKASQKRARQDWNQYRRNALHPSRIKDGIEFLHAHHAQLSKAEQIYGVPASIIASIIGIETRYGKYMGNFKTLDALYTLSFYYPDPSRENRILMFRQQLAALIYLAHEGRIDLNRTYGSYAGAVGYPQFMPLSILNYAVNEQGNAHAKIDLDNHIDDAIMSVGNYFKAHGWVTGMPVFIEHSGPISDEELQAKGWRRVVLKNYSNQTEDVRIATKNFDVIRAYNLSDFYATSVADFAKILETSYGK, from the coding sequence ATGAGAAAAACCTTATCCATTATCTTATTATCTTTAGGTCTTGTTGCGTGTGGAACGGCTCAACAAGCCTCCGTTCAAGATACTCAGCAAAGCACCATTAAACCTTTTACCAACGCGGCACTATTTGTTCAAGATACCGCACAACAGTATCACATTGATCCCACTTTTGTGTCCAATGTTTTAAAAGAAGCACAGTTGAACGAAAAAGTCCAAGCTATTCTCACTCCCAAAGCGTCACAAAAACGTGCCCGACAAGATTGGAATCAATATCGCCGCAATGCACTGCATCCCTCACGTATCAAAGACGGTATCGAATTTCTTCACGCACACCATGCCCAGCTTTCCAAAGCCGAACAAATCTATGGAGTACCTGCATCGATTATCGCCAGTATTATCGGGATAGAAACGCGTTATGGCAAGTATATGGGTAACTTCAAAACGTTAGACGCTTTATATACACTAAGTTTTTACTACCCCGATCCCAGCAGAGAAAATCGTATTCTTATGTTTAGACAACAGCTAGCTGCATTGATTTACCTAGCTCACGAGGGGCGTATTGACTTAAACCGTACCTATGGTTCCTATGCAGGTGCCGTGGGTTACCCCCAATTTATGCCCTTGAGTATTTTAAATTATGCAGTGAATGAACAAGGTAATGCTCACGCAAAAATTGATTTAGATAATCATATTGACGATGCGATTATGTCTGTGGGCAATTATTTTAAAGCTCATGGTTGGGTAACGGGTATGCCTGTATTCATCGAACATTCTGGCCCAATTAGCGATGAAGAACTTCAAGCAAAAGGCTGGCGACGCGTTGTACTCAAAAACTATTCCAATCAAACAGAAGATGTTCGTATTGCCACCAAAAATTTTGATGTGATTCGTGCCTATAACCTCAGCGACTTCTACGCGACTTCTGTTGCAGATTTTGCCAAGATTTTGGAGACCTCTTATGGAAAATAA
- the tpx gene encoding thiol peroxidase, translated as MSQVTLGGQGIEVKGTFPQVGDVLNHLTFTNKELADIGLDAYAGKRKVLNIFPSIDTAVCATSVRHFNADAANLNNTVVLCISADLPFAQSRFCGAEGLKNVETLSTFRHHEVHEALGVAITSSILAGLTARAVIVLDESNKVIYSELVSEIKNEPNYEAALRSL; from the coding sequence ATGAGTCAAGTAACATTAGGTGGACAAGGCATCGAAGTAAAAGGAACATTCCCTCAAGTTGGCGATGTACTTAACCATTTAACATTTACAAATAAAGAATTAGCTGACATCGGCTTGGATGCTTATGCTGGCAAACGTAAAGTATTAAATATTTTCCCAAGTATTGATACCGCTGTTTGTGCAACGTCAGTACGTCATTTCAATGCCGATGCAGCGAATTTAAACAATACCGTTGTCCTTTGCATTTCAGCCGACTTGCCTTTTGCACAAAGCCGTTTTTGTGGTGCAGAGGGATTAAAAAACGTTGAAACATTATCAACATTCCGTCATCACGAAGTTCATGAGGCATTAGGAGTGGCAATTACTTCTAGTATTTTAGCGGGTCTCACTGCTCGTGCCGTTATCGTTTTAGATGAAAGCAACAAAGTTATTTACAGCGAATTAGTTTCTGAAATCAAAAACGAACCTAATTACGAAGCTGCTTTACGTTCACTTTAA
- a CDS encoding 5-formyltetrahydrofolate cyclo-ligase — translation MMNIRKELISKRQSLSHDYRSHASELIAQKALDILKKLPKGTLIGLFYPLGEEVDTKNLITTLNQLGYVTCLPVTVSNQPLEFYRWHPELPLEADNFGVMIPKDRTEKVYPQVFITPLLGFSIKGDRIGYGKGYYDRTFHAFQKIHPNLRKIAVAFDIQELPADYQAQAHDVPMDMVITESRLITIHE, via the coding sequence ATGATGAACATTAGAAAAGAATTAATAAGCAAACGTCAGTCGTTAAGCCACGATTATCGTTCTCATGCTTCTGAATTGATTGCTCAAAAAGCATTAGATATCCTTAAAAAACTTCCAAAAGGAACATTGATCGGGCTATTTTACCCATTGGGAGAAGAAGTCGATACGAAAAACTTAATCACCACATTAAATCAATTGGGCTATGTTACTTGCTTGCCTGTTACGGTTTCCAACCAACCTCTAGAATTTTACCGTTGGCATCCTGAATTACCTTTAGAGGCTGATAATTTCGGGGTAATGATTCCCAAAGATCGCACAGAAAAAGTTTATCCCCAAGTATTTATCACGCCATTACTGGGTTTCTCCATAAAAGGCGATCGAATTGGTTATGGAAAAGGTTATTACGATCGCACCTTTCATGCGTTCCAAAAAATCCATCCTAACCTTAGAAAAATCGCTGTTGCGTTTGATATTCAGGAATTACCTGCCGATTATCAGGCCCAAGCACATGATGTTCCAATGGATATGGTGATCACTGAAAGTCGTTTGATAACGATACACGAATAA
- a CDS encoding mechanosensitive ion channel family protein: MANEIQPLTSGHTSDVIASDIGQKIEVAKQFLEKDQLIGLVNAAIPYITNFIIALIIFYIGKKIAKWLSKFTARMVSNSLKDDMLSSFFGSLAQFAFLLFTAIAALSQLGVNTSSLVALIGAAGLAIGLSLQNSLQNFAAGVMILIFKPFKKDQTILIGSNEGVVTRIGILMLELRTNDNRVILIPNNKVMSDSITNFHQNPTRRIDLVLDIAYSADIKKAKEVIKDVFSADERILTDPEPSIMVGAWCASSIQIWARPWVKVADAAAVRGDLLERLKYAFDENGIEIPFNQIDVRIKEQVAPKSSTYQS; encoded by the coding sequence ATGGCAAATGAAATCCAACCGCTCACATCAGGTCACACCTCTGATGTCATTGCTTCAGATATTGGACAAAAAATAGAAGTTGCCAAACAATTTTTAGAAAAAGATCAGCTCATCGGTTTAGTTAATGCGGCCATTCCTTACATTACAAACTTTATCATCGCATTAATTATTTTTTACATTGGTAAAAAAATTGCCAAATGGTTGAGTAAGTTTACCGCTCGCATGGTCTCCAATTCATTAAAAGATGACATGTTGAGTAGCTTTTTTGGGTCGCTCGCTCAGTTTGCATTTCTTTTATTTACCGCGATTGCAGCACTTTCCCAATTAGGCGTAAACACTAGTTCATTAGTGGCATTGATTGGTGCGGCAGGTCTGGCCATCGGTCTTTCTTTGCAGAACTCGCTACAAAACTTTGCGGCAGGCGTGATGATCTTAATTTTCAAGCCATTTAAAAAGGATCAAACCATTCTAATTGGTAGCAACGAAGGCGTGGTCACTCGAATTGGCATTCTCATGCTAGAGTTACGCACAAATGATAACCGCGTGATTTTGATCCCCAATAACAAGGTAATGAGCGACAGTATCACCAACTTTCATCAAAACCCTACCCGTCGTATTGACCTAGTTTTAGACATCGCCTACAGTGCTGATATCAAAAAAGCCAAGGAGGTTATCAAAGATGTATTTAGTGCTGATGAACGCATTCTAACCGACCCTGAACCCAGCATTATGGTGGGAGCTTGGTGTGCCAGCAGCATTCAAATCTGGGCGAGACCTTGGGTGAAAGTGGCTGATGCAGCGGCTGTTAGAGGTGATTTACTAGAACGACTGAAATATGCTTTTGATGAAAATGGTATTGAAATTCCATTTAATCAAATAGATGTTCGAATCAAAGAACAAGTCGCTCCTAAATCTTCAACCTATCAATCTTAA
- a CDS encoding NCS2 family permease, with protein MSQHHYTTKSNGLLERLFHLSSLNTNPKTEFIAGLTTFLTMSYIIIVNPLILGDAGMDKGAVMVATCIAAAIGCFMMGLIANFPIALAPGMGLNAYFAYSVVIHQGVSWQVALAAVFCSGILFLLLNFFKIREALVNAIPMALKMSITAGIGLFLALISLKNTGIIIQNNNTLVAMGDLFTYKTGLAALGFLLIIVLDQLRIRGAILISILFITIISAILGYSEFHGVVGAIPSIAPTFAQLDFSNLFRPDIVAIIFVFLLVDLFDSTGTLVGTAHRAGLLVNGKLPRLKRALLADSTAIIAGGVLGTSSTTPYIESASGVAAGGRSGLTAVVVGIFMLISLFFAPIVSSVPVYATAPALVYVGILMMQSLLHIDWKDMTEAAPAFLTIFFIPFTYSIADGIAVGFISYAVIKLCTGKAKTVPYMVWIVAAIWLAKFYFIGG; from the coding sequence ATGAGCCAACACCACTACACTACGAAGTCAAATGGGTTATTAGAGCGACTGTTTCATCTAAGCTCGCTCAATACCAATCCTAAAACCGAGTTTATCGCTGGTTTAACGACGTTCCTTACCATGAGTTACATCATCATTGTCAATCCGCTCATCTTGGGTGATGCCGGCATGGATAAAGGTGCTGTGATGGTCGCCACATGTATTGCTGCAGCGATTGGATGCTTCATGATGGGATTGATCGCCAACTTTCCGATTGCACTTGCACCAGGGATGGGCTTAAATGCGTATTTTGCCTATAGCGTGGTTATTCACCAAGGCGTGAGTTGGCAAGTTGCTTTAGCAGCTGTTTTTTGCTCAGGTATTTTATTCCTGTTGCTAAACTTTTTTAAAATTCGTGAGGCCCTTGTTAATGCTATTCCAATGGCATTAAAAATGTCCATTACCGCTGGTATCGGCTTATTTTTGGCCCTTATCTCGCTTAAAAATACAGGCATCATTATTCAAAACAACAATACACTAGTCGCCATGGGTGACTTATTTACTTATAAAACTGGTTTAGCTGCCTTGGGATTCTTGCTCATTATCGTATTAGATCAGCTACGTATTAGAGGTGCTATTCTAATTTCTATCTTGTTTATCACGATAATTTCTGCCATTTTGGGTTACTCAGAGTTTCACGGCGTTGTGGGTGCCATCCCCTCGATTGCACCGACTTTCGCCCAATTAGACTTTAGTAATTTATTCCGCCCAGATATTGTTGCCATCATTTTTGTTTTCTTATTAGTGGATTTATTCGATAGTACTGGCACGTTGGTGGGGACTGCTCATCGTGCGGGTTTATTAGTAAACGGTAAATTACCTCGCTTAAAACGTGCTTTATTAGCCGACTCTACTGCTATTATTGCAGGTGGCGTGTTAGGAACCTCGTCAACCACTCCTTACATCGAATCTGCTTCTGGTGTGGCTGCAGGTGGACGTTCTGGCCTAACGGCTGTAGTGGTGGGTATTTTCATGCTAATTAGCTTGTTCTTTGCCCCAATCGTATCAAGTGTACCTGTTTACGCAACCGCTCCTGCCTTAGTTTACGTAGGTATTTTGATGATGCAAAGTTTATTGCATATCGATTGGAAAGATATGACAGAAGCGGCACCTGCGTTCTTAACCATCTTCTTTATTCCATTTACCTACTCTATTGCAGATGGTATTGCAGTAGGATTCATCAGCTACGCCGTCATTAAATTATGTACTGGCAAAGCTAAAACCGTTCCTTATATGGTATGGATTGTAGCCGCCATTTGGTTAGCAAAATTCTATTTCATTGGCGGTTAA